One Natrinema longum genomic window, CGGTCCGGAGACAACCCGTGACGAGAGGATGACTGTGATACCGCCACTAAAGAAGGTCAGAAGCGCGAACAATCCGTGCCACGGAGTTACGTTTCCGGGAAACACACCGACGCCGAATATGCTGACTCCAAAAATTACGAGTCCAACTGAGAAATCACGGCGGTCCATGGCGCGATAGACGAAATAGGCGGCAACCAGCACAAGTACCCCCGTTACTAGCATCGTACTGTTAAAGATCGTCGCGGAGGGTTCGTGGATAATCGGATCTGGTGGCCGCGTCGATCCGAGGTCACTGATGTCCTGTCGCGTCGAATAATTCGGATAGAGGACTTCTGCCGTGATAATCCCCATGAAGGCAACGAATCCGGACAACACCATGCTAAATCCTGCGATCGACACTTCCGAATCCCCGGGTCGTGCTCGAGTTCCATCAGGGGTAGAATCAGTCATTGGCAAGCAGACGTACATCTCGTCGGGAGATAAGACTATGCGGGGGTGAAATGAGCGCATCCCTGCAGACTATACCCTCTGTATTCAGCACGCATCACTTGACAAGCATCAGTACCACTAATGGCGTTCGAGAGTTCCGTGACGGTCGGTCAAGCAGTGTCCGAGAATGTCCCGATCTCGGTCGGAGTCCTCGACAGAGAAATAGGCATCTTCGACGTAGGTTCCGGCTCCCGATCGAAGCGGAAGGGCGGCTTCCGCGAGGACGCTGAGAAGCGTCTCCTCGAGTTCTCGATTGAGACGCTCGAGATCGGTCGGGGAGGCATCGAGTTGGCCGTTTCAGAATGAACGTTGGTAGGACGCACCTACTTTTGAATGCGCTATCGAGCGGTTGTCGTCCAGGCTCACCGCGTGGTGCGCGTAGTAGTGTTTCACTTCCTTCGGTAGCTCGTGCGATGGAAACGCCTCACGGACACGTCGTGGGCCGAGAGTCGCCGTGTGATAGTACCCGGGACGATCTCGAGCGTGTTCATCGCTGTTGTACTGAACGAGTTTGCGTCGGCCCGTGCGGTCGTTCTCGAGCAAGTGTCCCAGTTGGGCTATCGGACCGTCCCGCGCGTGAACTGGGCCACTCTCGTTCTTGTGGATGCGCACGTATCGCTCAGCATCCAGAACGGTCGAGAACTCGTGTAGCTCGTCGAAGTACCGACTGTTGATACCGACCGCGCGCATCGCGTGCTGGATCAGTGGGTGATAGCGATCGAATTCGATATTCGAGCCCTGAACGTGGAGATTCACTCCTTCGTCGAGATCGTCGGGGACGCTGATTTCGTTACCGCCCTTGCTTCGCATCCCCTGCCATCGCGGCGCGATATGAGCGTGGAACGACCGCTCGCCGACGATGTCTTCGCCGCTCTCGACACTGAGATCGAACTCGCGCATCTCTGCGAGTCGGAACTCGGTGCCAGTCGGGAGCTGCTCGCCAGG contains:
- a CDS encoding DUF998 domain-containing protein, producing MTDSTPDGTRARPGDSEVSIAGFSMVLSGFVAFMGIITAEVLYPNYSTRQDISDLGSTRPPDPIIHEPSATIFNSTMLVTGVLVLVAAYFVYRAMDRRDFSVGLVIFGVSIFGVGVFPGNVTPWHGLFALLTFFSGGITVILSSRVVSGPFSVLCGLFGGISLLVLVSVFVYGLVIGGPHPLAFLGSGGIERWVVYPLVLWILAFGGYLLGIADIDSASF